One stretch of Prunus persica cultivar Lovell chromosome G1, Prunus_persica_NCBIv2, whole genome shotgun sequence DNA includes these proteins:
- the LOC109946545 gene encoding uncharacterized protein LOC109946545: MEVCVIAKCTYKSETIMFSVSSESSMVDILKTLCLRFRGLQLGCFTLRYSVPSYPCCFLETDSDLDLMRTYLLISNEKTVDILVKDLCGSSEYSGDFCVNKELIACEKGESSCSSTVEDRNEFLGRSKRASAKPLLSNEWETYIHHVGQKFDGGVEEFRLKLCKYALEVGFNFLYAGNDKKRVVAVCSNKKLEGCSWRVYASCCEATGSFVIQTLNNVHTCAGRIRESKSKMMRSRVVSSLIVDRIRAKPELKPVEIIHEFKDYYGIDISYYHAWFGKELAKLDVHGDESKSFNELVCWN; encoded by the exons ATGGAGGTGTGTGTCATTGCCAAGTGCACATATAAGTCGGAAACCATcatgttttcagtttcatcaGAGTCATCcatggttgatattttgaagactttgtgtctgaggtttaggggtttgcaGTTGGGTTGTTTCACATTAAGGTATTCGGTGCCCAGTTATCCGTGTTGTTTTCTAGAAACGGATAGCGATTTGGACTTGATGAGGACATATTTGTTGATATCAAATGAGAAGACTGTTGATATTTTAGTGAAGGATTTATGCGGGAGCAGTGAATATAGTGGTgatttttgtgtaaataaGGAGTTGATAGCATGTGAAAAGGGCGAGTCGTCGTGTTCTAGTACTGTCGAAGACAGAAACGAGTTTTTAGGCAGGTCGAAGAGAGCAAGTGCTAAGCCTTTGTTGTCGAATGAGTGGGAGACATACATACATCATGTGGGGCAGAAGTTTGATGGTGGTGTAGAGGAGTTCCGGTTGAAATTGTGCAAGTACGCTCTTGAAGtaggatttaattttttatatgccGGCAATGACAAGAAGCGGGTGGTTGCTGTTTGTTCGAATAAGAAATTGGAGGGTTGCAGTTGGCGTGTTTATGCTTCTTGTTGTGAAGCTactggcagttttgtaattcagACGTTAAATAATGTTCATACATGTGCGGGTCGGATACGGGAATCAAAGAGTAAGATGATGAGGTCTCGTGTGGTGTCCTCCCTCATTGTGGACAGAATTCGTGCAAAACCAGAGCTGAAGCCAGTTGAGATTATACACGAGTTCAAAGATTATTATGGTATAGACATTTCATACTACCACGCATGGTTTGGCAAAGAGTTAGCTAAATTGGACGTTCACGGTGATGAGTCGAAGTCCTTCAACGAGTTAGTGTG CTGGAATTAA